GTTATACTACGTCCTTGTTTGTTATAGTTTCTCGAGCAGAAGAACTCTGAGAAGTGATCATGAAACTTTCATGTTTTCACGTTGTTTCCTTTAACTTGTGAGGCCTCCTTTGTAGTGTCATACAGTCACACCATTGTCTTCCAGATATGAGTTGTTCTTTTGATCAAGTTTCGACCACGTTACATCCATTTGTACCACACCCAGCTTTGGTTTCACTTCCATGATATCGTGCGACTTAAAACCCAACGCAAACTATTTTGTGTCGCTAACCATCTTAACTGGACCAAGTACTTAGTGctagaacccccccccccccccaccaccaccacacacacacacaggtATTTGAAATGAAATGCAAGTAAGGCTTATAAAACTCAGCCTCGGAAAAAGTGCCCAAGAGCATCTCTGCTTCTCTAATGTAAAGTATAAAGTTGCATCTCCCTCATTATGACTTTTTTGGCTGTAATCGACACTTGCGACTGGCTAAACGATATATCGTTTCATCCTCTGCCCCTCCCAAAAAGAATTGAAGTTGAACGTTCAAATGTTATTAGCATTTATCTCTTTGCTTGATGAAAGAGGTAGTTTATGCTAGTATCCTAGCATAGTATTGATCCTGTTCATACTCTCTTTCAGTGATTGAATTTGGTAATGTTTTCTTGAGTTGGGCTTTTGTGGTGGGATGCATCCTTTTTCCCCCTTTTAAGATAAAAATGCCACCATCTATTTTTTGAAGTTTGTGTGCATAAATGACTCTTGTTAACAgagtcttcaatttttttttttactattatccAACAAGTGGTGCTTGATTCTTTAAAGTTTGTGGGCATAAATGACTCTTGTTAACAGAGAGAGCctccaaattttttttactaatatccAAAGAGTGGTGCTTGATTTTCCTTCAGTTTAACTGATCGATGCAATCATGTTTATCTGTCAATTGCATTTGTGATATTGTAGATGACTCACTTTGAACAAATGGAGAAATGTTGGTGTTCATTTTTGTATCATACTTTTGTTACTGATACATCATTCTGAATTTGTGTTACTTGTATGTTGCTTCAGTATCTTGATGACAAGTCACGAATTAGAGATGCAGTTAGGATGACCGAGGTAATCATCACTCTTCATTTTTAACCTCTGTTGTGCTTCAGCTAGTACCTAATGTTTGTGAGCCGTCTCTGTTTTCAGATTGGGCTGACATCAACCTGGACGCTTGACGATTTTAAGGATGCAATAGCAAAGTATATTAGCTCTCCACCAATATCAGATACAAACTTAAAGGTCTAATTATGGCTAAGCACTCTATACTGTTTCACATCGACCCTTGTTAGAATTGAATGTTATGTGAAATTAAAGAACACCATTCACTAAATGGCTTTCTATATACTtgtcctctttttttttgtcgTGGGGATAGGTGCTTGTAAGTTGAGTGGACTGAGTGCTAGCATAAGTAAACCTCCACGTCATATTTCATTGGAAGTTGGTTAGTTTGTGAAAGCTAAATTGGGAACTCCTACGTAGTCATCTGTGGTTAGTGGCATCTTCCTTTAGTATCAACCACATAACCCATACCATATACAATTTTGGATCTACTTGTAATGGAGTTTATAGAAGACTTGCATGTCAATTAGCAAGTAAACCTGAAACCTTCAGACAAAAAGACAAGGACCACATTGATCAAATACTTGGTGTTAGCGTTTGCTTCCAGTTCTTCAGTTTTTGTACTATTTCttctagttagtttatttatttcctGGATGGTGGTACTTAATATTACACCTACAGCACATATTTTAAGTTGCTTAATACAAAGCAATTTGCTTGGTAGTTTTCTGTTTTTATGGTTAGTGGATAAGAATTTTTACTCTATGAAAGATGAACAGCACAACTGgatgatatcaaaatcatattCTATTTTTGTAATGAAGATAttctctcatttttcaaatatcatttGGGTTTTGgagtttatttatgtatatggtGTGTAATTTATGTACGTGGGAAATGTGAATATCGTTTGGCTTTTACCCTACACAAGTGGTTAAACAGCATAACTGGAtgatttcaaaatcattttctaattttgtaatGAGGATATTCTCTCATTCTTCAAATATCATTGCTTTTGGAGGTCATGTATGTTCATGATGTATAGTCTATGTTACGTGGGAAATGTCAATTGCAAGGGGTATGTTGAAGAATTTGTGCTTCAACAGTGGGTTGGTCTTTTTTACTATACTTTCAATATCTCCAAACTTTTGTAAGGCATTTTATATTACGTGAGGAGTTTCTCCAAAAATATGGTAATAGTACTTTACATTATATCTCCCTTGCCTTCCAAACGGAGGAATAAGAGGATATACACATGTATTATGCTGAATTGTCTACCATGCTTTTCTAAACATGGATTATACTGAATCTTCTACCATGCTTCATTTCTAAACTTTATATTTTACACTTTTGAGCTTTCTGGGTCATTGAGTATTGAATGTGCATATTTCATTTTTGTAGCTTGTCTTTGAAGAGTTACTGGAAAGGGCCAgggagagagaagaaaaagaagctaAAAAGCGTAAACGTCTAGCAGATGAGTTCTATGAACTTCTTCATGCTTCAAAGGTATATTAAACAGTTAACAATCTCACATTGCAATGGATGGGATCCCATGATGTTTGCCTTTAAACCATAATCTATTTTTTGTTGTGGTTGCAGGAAATTACTGCATCGTCAAAATGGGAGGACTGCAAGTCCCTCTTTGGAGATAGGCAAGGACCTACTTTCACTTTTATTGATCTAGAATTAGTAATCAAGGCTGCAAAAGTCACATCTTTGGAGATTGataattgatattatattcAAGGACTAATATCTCCTTCAATATTCTAAACTGAGTAATTCACACAATCTAGAAAGTACCTTAGCATAAtagatttgatgaataatttggtGCTTTATATTCCTCATCATTTAAGTAGGTCATGTCTTTTATAGTAAAACATGAATTATCATTTCACTAAGTCACTTTTAATGCTACTGTATCACTCAAGAAATGGGTTGATATCAATTATTAGCTGTTCCAACACTCGGAGTGTTCAAAGCTCTAGCAgttgctaatttttttattttttatttctgatACTTGTGATTGTTTCAAGCTTCTAATGAAATGCTCTTGCTATATACTTTTTTATTCATAATCTCACAATTCTCATTATGTAGTAACATTGAATGTGGATTTCTTTGCTGTTATTATTTTACAGGATAACGGGTGACGAGAGCTTGCTGCTAGAAATATTTGACAAATTTGTTaatgagctaaaagaaaaggCAAAAGAGAAGGACCGGAAGCGTCAAGAGGATAAGGTACTTGAATTACTATAAACCCTAATTTCTCCTGCTAATTTCGGGCGGGTGTAGTAGATGTGGTGTGGGCGTGATTGTGGTTGATATGGTTTGTGATTGGAGTTGTGGTGTGGTTGTGATTGTAGTTGATATTCTAGCCACTTCATGTGAATTCCCTGCTGAACAAACATGCCAAACCATGTAATTACAACCAAATCCAATTACAAGTTGGCCCTCCAAACACGGACCAAGagttctctctctcttttcacaacctatatgaaattttcaagtttctTTGTTGTATTGAGTGTGAGACAATTGATttacaaattcaatattttcaaagaTGTTTGGGCTTGCTGGttattaaaatgataattaatacaGCTGCTGGTGTGAGGCAATAATGTTTCGTAAGATTTTGGGCTTGCTGTAGTTACTAAATGGAAGATTGATATAGCTGATGGTGTGAGGCAATAAAGACCTTTGAGTTTGGCACTATCTTCCACACGATTCCTTTCTTGAATCTTGTGAAGGTTCCATACTCCCATTATTCCCAATAGAAAGCCACTGTTCATAACGGATAGCTAAAAAACTCTGTATTCAGTTGAAGTTCACTGGCTCTGACATGTCAAGTTTTAATCTGCAGgcaagaaaagagaaggaaaggaaagatagagaaaagaagaaggaaaaacatAGAAGGGATAAACACAGAGGGGATAAGAGCaggaaagagagagaaagaagcaAGAGAGATAGTTCAGACAGTGACAAGGAAATCAGAAGGTCAGGAAGTGACAGAGATAAGAGAGACAGTGACAAGGAGATTAAAAGGTCAGGAGATAAGAAGATCAAAAGGTCAGACAGTGACAAGGAGATCAAAAGGTCAGACAGTGACAAAGAGATCAAAAGGCCAGGAAGTGAAAGAGATAAGAGAGACAGTGACAAGGAGATCAAAAGGCCAGGAAGTGAAAGAGATAAGAAAGACAGTGACAAGGAGATCAAAAGATCAGGAAGTGACAGAGATAGGAAACATCGCAAGCGGCATAGACATTCCTCTGATGACGATGACAGCGAGAAAGATCATTCAAGAAGTTCTTACAGACGTGGAAGTGATTATAAGAAAGTGAAACAGGTCTGATATCATCATTGAAAATATCTGAAGATTAGACACGTTCGTTTTTGCAACTCTGAATCTTTCTTATGTATTGAGCTTTGATGTAATAGATGGACCTACACAGACGGAGTTTGGAAGCTGATTCAGAGGGCAAGCGCAAAAAAAGAAAACGAGATCATCGGAGTGATTCTCATAGGGAAAGTGACGATGAAGATCACAAAGACTGGGAATCCGGCGATGATGTAGAAGTTTAGTAgctttttgtcttctttttcaaaatgatttctCAAATGCGCTTTTCATTGTGTAcatattataatgtatcatgGTTTACTATCACCTTCCCCCAACCCccctaaagaaaataaacagAAATCATAGTACTTGATGATAATGTTGTTTGGCATTTAGTTGTAGCAAAGTCAATTCTGTCTTCTCATCCTTTGGTTAGCATTATTTTTGCGGGGGATATAATTAGGAAGGTACTGATTTACTTATCGACTGAACTATTATTTGACTAGTTAGAAAATTCTATGCAGTGAAGCAACATAAGTTAGTTATAGGGGTGGTAATTGTGCGGGTTGGGTCAATTTTGGTAGTGTTCTTTAGGTCTTTGGCACTTCACAGATGTCTTATTATGTAGTGTGAATGATATTGTTGAGGTGAAACCATTATTTAGGAAAGGAGCCAGGGTACTAAAATAATTTCTGAAATGCATTTGAGGTCAACTTATAATAGGCATGACGTTTACATCATGCTCCCTTTTATAGTTGATCACTTTGAACCTAGTAAATGTATGCTCTCTGGGTGCTTTAGagtttttgattaattaaggCTGGAGTCCTTATGGAAGCATGCTATTATCTGTGTATAAACAAAAGGATAGATACTCTTTAGAATCAAGCTAAATTTGTATTAGGTTCACTTCACTTACAAGAGCACCCATCTCAGTTCCAATATGACTATTATTTGAGTAACACTACTTGATCTTGATATGATTGTTCTATGTTCAAAGTGCCATTCTAGTTGAACCATCATTATgtctaatattttattaagcAGAAATTGATTTGTATCTCTAATGATATAGTAGTAGAAAAGAGAGCTTATTTTTGCATTTTCAAGAAAGTAAAGTTACAATACTGATTCAGGGCTGAGCTGCATTATTTTTTGCCATGCATCCTCCTCCCTCAATGTTTTGTTTTGCTACATGTAGATTTTCAAAGTTCATGTACAAGTTTTGGTATCAAAATGTTTACTTCAATCGAGATGAAAAATAGTCTCTATATTAACCTTTAGGttcatatttgttttttttttttaacatatccCTTAAGAGAGTAAAATCATAATCTAATTGGTCTAAATTTAAACCTTtctgaaataaataataaaaatcacgtatgattcatatttttgatatataatatacatgaaaataatattcatTGTTGATTTCATGATATCTTCCTATTGACCTACTTTAAATCAACCTTCAATATATTATAACTAACCCAATTCATAACTAAGAAGTGCATTTAAACAATGTAATAGCTGAAACTTACGAATTGCATCCGCTACTTTTCTTTGAAAGCAATACAAAGTGATTCCTCATCTGATAATATCTATGTATAACAAGAATAATTTTCTGGAATATTGACAAATTTAGATGTTATCTTTACTATTTACATCAACCAAACAAATGAGATCAGATACTGATCCCTCTTTTGGCAACATAGTTAAAAGTACATTTCTGATTACTTTGTTGTAAGTTCCAAAAGAATGTAGTCCTCTTAAAACAAAGCAGTAATTCCCAAGTCCAAATCATCATCGTTGAGAACTATAAAAGCATATGATGGTTGCATTTCTTTTAGAACAAGATGTTTCTTCAACCTGCAATACAGCTGATGGTTTCAACTATAGGATAGAGAAGATATAGACTCCACATCATGACATCTGTTAACTATACAAGCGAAATCCAATCCACGAAATAATTGATCTATGGACAAAATGTTGTTGTGTTTAAGGTCATAATGCCAGAGGAATCATGACTGCTAggcaatattcaaatatttgcAGTAGGGTCTGCTGCcgtcttaaaaaataattagtatatcttaattgatctttttttcttttggtgatAATGTCTGAATAGATTACTTGATTCACCAAATAGATCTTTCACTTCCTTATTAGCTTTCTGCTTAAATTTATATCCTCTCTTCAAATAATCACTACCTGTCTCTGCGTAGAATTGGCCATGCAGTAAACAGATTTTGCTTAATCCTACTTCAACTCCTTTTCTGGTTCATTGGCTTCTTCTCTAAGGTTTTAAGGATCTCCACGTCTATGTCATCTTAAGAGATGTATCCAAGAGAATGAATAACAGTATCATCTTAAGCAGTCAAGAGGTGAAGTGATGGACTCAATCTCTGTCCAGGACTAATATTTTCCAACAAACAAGAATGTGTAAGGTATTTGACAGTTGCTTCATTCTGAGGCCAAAAACGAAACTTCAATTTAAATCTCTACATCTGAAATGGTAGGAAGTAATTAAGAGGCATAAGTAGGTCATTGATCAACACAAACAACATACacagtgaaatcccacaaagtAGGTCACTGATCATGGTTATCATTTGTACACTTGTAACCGAGAATCTGGCCTAGGGGTCAATGAATTAAAGACCAGGATTCAAATCTGAAACCCAAACAGATACAAAAAGACTTGATTTCTTCCCATTTGATTAAGCATGAGAGGGCAGAGTTACCCAGTTTGTAGGTATCCGGTGGACTAGTCAAGGTGCATGAGAGCAGAGTTACCCAGTTTGTAGGTATCCGGTGGACTAGTCAAGGTGCATGCAAGCTTGcacatataagaaaaaaagaagagattaTCATTAACAAACTTTGCAGTCTGATCTTTCTCTAAAAACAAATAGCAACCTCATAAGAACGTATTATTGCGAAAAATAGctcaaggaaaaaaaaaaatagggacATCCATCTGCAATGGTTTTAGCATCAAAACTAATATGCAAACCACTGTGGTTTTAAAACTAAGGGAACatgaacataaaattaaaaatattagagAAGTTATACAAGCCAAAAATTTAAAAGGACAGTAAGTCCGTAACACCTTCATACAGCTAAACATCCACATGATTTGGCCTTTGTTTAACAATTGATCATTTCAATACCGATGGACCATAGAAAACCTATTTGTTCTAGAATGGTCATTACAGTCGGCAACAGTATCTCCAAATGGATCACTTTTAGATTACTGACCATGGATATACACTCGAAAATGCTTAACACCTTTATTTCTAGAACTAACAGCTCAAGTTATAACCAGAATCGAAGCTGAAGCACACTACGTGATTTCTTCCCATTTGACTAAGCTTTAGAGGGCAGAGTTACCCAGTACATATGCAGTTTGGAGGTTGTAGGTACTAGTCAAGGTGCACGCAAGTTGCACAAAtaggaaaagaaagaagagatcATCATTAACAAACTTTGCAATCTGATCTCTCTAAAAACGAAAAGCAACCTCATAAAAATGTGTTATTGCAAAAAAATAGCCCAAAAGAAAAAACACCGACATCCATCTGCAATAATTTTAGCACCAAAACTAATATGCCAACAACTGTGGTTTAAATTAAGGGAACATGAACATAAAATTATAGTCATCAGAGAATTTATACAAGCCAAAAGCTTAAAAAGGACTGCAACACCTTCATACAGCTGAACATCCACATAGTTTGGCCTTTGATTAAGAATTCATCATTTCAATACATATGGCCGATAGAAAACCTATTTGTTCTAGAATGATCATTTCAGTTAGGAGAATGCCAGTTAAGATGGAATAGTAATTTGGTGGcaaagttttttcttttaatatatataaaacttgaaTTACAAATAAGAAGGTAAAATACTAGGGATGGCAAAACAAGCCACCTTAAATTTAAAAGTGTTGCACAAATCAAAAACTACAAGATTGTATTGGAGAATATTCTCATGTACACCTGGCCTCTTAGGATGGGGCACCCCTGGCATTGGAATAAAACCAAAACAGAGGTCatcaagaaaagcttccttCAAAAGATTACCCGAGAAGTACTCGGGATCATTGTGTATCCAGATTGATTACTTCCATCATGGTACCAGATCAGCCGGAGGTTTCTAGCAGATAAAAGGCAAAGCATTGACAAGGAAAGAAACGACTCGTGGCCCAAAGACGCGTTAAAAGGATGATCAGTGGGTTTACAGCTGGCAACAGTATCTCCAACTGGAGCACTTTTACATTATTGACCATGGATATACACTCGAAAATGCTTATACTAACACCTTTCTTTCCAGAACTAACAGCTTAAGTTATAACCGGAATCGAAGCTGAAGCAACACTACTTGGATTTCACTATTTCATTCATTGTACAACTGTTCTTTCTAATCTTAGTTAACAACATATCGATTTGCATAATCTCGAAATAACAAGTTAAATCAAGCATATGTGCTTGACCTCGTGACATAAAATTGTAAACGGATTTCGAGTATTACCTGGAGATTCAAAGGTGTGAGAGCATGAGAGCAAGGTCGTGGTCAGACATTTTAACATCAATACATGTTCCCAAGGAAGAAGCAAGTCTAGCAGCTAATTGATGCTTACACTGTGGGGAAAACAACAGATAGAAGAGAATGTTAcaattaatttattgatattgGATAAAACGAGTGGGAAGGAAGGGTAAATCTCACACACACAAAGTTGTTCCCCTCTGTTTACAATGTCATAGAAGAAGGAATAACAAGCACAATAATGTTGTGGAAAGCATAAATATTCCTCCTTCCTCTTTGACTCACTTACAACCTGCACAACCATAAAAATGAATAGAGATTCAATATTTACACCCCGATAAAACCCAACCCAATGGGTGTACCTGAAAGATGGAACGGCCACTGGGGTGACCTAAAATCCTTTTTACACCTCTTTGATCAACTATTGTCATTGCTCGCTCCAAATTTTTGCCAAACAAGAAATGCAATctagagaagagaaaaataaattacagtAAACGCAAGAGCAGAAATTGGAAAATGGAAAATGGAAAATGGAAAATGGAAAGAAAAGAGAACTGACGTTGAGAGTTGTTCATCGCTGACTGAAACAAATTAGCAAATGAAGTTAAGAGTCAGTCATATATAAACCTAAAATAGAGTAacagttgaagaagaagaattataAGACCTGAATGAGTTGATTCAATATCATTCCACACTTTCTCCGCAACCAAAGCACTAGTGCTCATTCTCAAAATCCAAAACAGAAAACAGGTGCTTCTCTCAATCACCTATATCAATTATCATACCATATAGAAATCCTTAAAACAGTATTTTTTGGtataattatgatatttggtATTATTTAGTTGTATTTTTGGTAGGAATTGACTCTATCTTGGTATTTAGAGGTGGACTCTATCTTGGTATTTAGAGGTGTTAATACTCATACAAATTTTGACATTTACAAGGACGGGGTAgctcatttttttttgtgttggcCGACGGTCAGTCCAATTCATAACTACGTAGGCTACAGGTTTGTTGGGATCAatctaactttttttaaaaattaaatatattttattattattaagttaaattataaattataatttaaaaatattatcataaatatcgacaaaataatattacatcaTGTTAATTTTACTACTTGTAAATCAAatccataaataaaattatttctataatatttcttaagttcttttaaaattaaaagcataaatatttaaatagaaatattaacctaattgttttgagttttggactctctttaattttaaattttaatattatattatattttttaattaattttataggcTCACGGTCCGGCCCTACCGATATTTCTCAAGCACCTCAAATCAACAGACTTATTCAGGCCGGGCTAAAAAGCTCTTTTCTTAAATGTGCTTCAAAAATCTTAGTCCACCCCTATTAAATTCCGAGTTAGGTCAGGCCGGTCCAACGGGCCTAGCTCATATTGACGGCTCTATAGGTACTagtaatatatagatatataatatCATGGGATAAGTCTatgtaaagacaaaaatataatcaaatcattttaattattttagagaGAGTTGTTTGTAAATAAATTCAGTACAAATTTGAAATGTGAGTTGTTTATTTGTTATGACgtttgtgatatatatatatatatatatatatatattaagacgacaattatttatcctcaaataatttatgtgaaaaaaatatcaaacatgATAATAAAATTGTTCTTCTCATAGTTAGTTAGAAAgaccataaaaaaatattgtctgGTAATTATCTATCTTGAccaaattacataataattcaACGCTATAATTGGAAAgaagtttttttctttatagaGTTTTAATCCAAACACAAGATGAGGTGAAAAACAATGAAATAAACACTTCATAAAAATACACTCCGCACTACTAATCCTTACACTACTAATATCTGTGTTACTAATCCCTGCGTTGTTAGTTtttgtaccaaacgaccccGAATTGTTTACATCATTCTTCAAAAGTTGTAGTGAGATCCAAATGCATTTCATCGATTCAAGCATCATTCACGTTGGCCTCTTCAGCAAGTATGACAACCTGCAATTACATCATAGGTATAAGTAGGAGTACTGTCACAATTCAAAGTATATTCTAGGTGTAAGTTAACATGGCGTATAAAATCTGAAAGGCCCTACACAAGTCACTGAGCATACATCATACAAGATAATATATACCACATTAAAAGCCTGAACTCTCCAACATGAATGGTAAATTACTATAATACCCAACTTAAAATactcaatttattatatatttaacattatatttatatacactATGTTATATTAAAAGAAGAAACTTTTTCACATTGATAGGTAGTGATTTTTTTCaaaggttgtgactttttttttttgaaagttatgactttttttaTGAGTTATGACATTTTCGAAAAGTCATGATTTTTCTGAAGGTTTGTAACTTATCTGAAAAGACAGAATAAACATTTTTTCATACTAACCTTTGTTTTCTAACAATAAAGGGGTTTCTCAAACTTTTAAACTACAAATTTTGTTAGTTTTCTATTCTTCGACTTATAACAAGGTGAGAGTTGTTCGATTAtgtaattacaatattttttgtgGGTAATTtagatagataaaaaaaatatgatgcaacaaagaaaatgaaataactCCACTTCAAACGAGAATAATATCATGATAATTAATATACACTCATTTTTATAgccatataatataattttgcaAAACTCTTACTTGACGGgaaatttaatgattttcaaTGCACAAACTACAACTTCGTGTTCAGAATCTGAAAAGTCTTAAACTAATGGAGAAAAActatttaatcaaaaatttGTTTGACGAATTCAAACTATATTGAATAAgtattctttccttttcaatttatttgttgtacttttgattataatatatatttttttggagaaaatagatagatcaataaaaatttatgcAACAAGGAGAATGAAATAACTCAACTTCAAATTAGAAGAGTATCGTGATAATTAATATGCACTCATATTCATAGTCATAAAGTATACTTTTGTAGAAACTCTTACTTTACAAAAAGTTTAATGATTTTCGATTGCACAAACAACAACTTCGTGTTCAGAATTTGAAAAATCTCAAACTAATGGATAAAATGTATTTGATCAAAAACTTTTTTGAAGAATCCAAACTACATTTAATAAGTACTCTTTTTTTTCCAGTTTATTtattgtacttttatttttatttagtttag
The DNA window shown above is from Solanum lycopersicum chromosome 11, SLM_r2.1 and carries:
- the LOC101248165 gene encoding uncharacterized protein; amino-acid sequence: MSTSALVAEKVWNDIESTHSVSDEQLSTLHFLFGKNLERAMTIVDQRGVKRILGHPSGRSIFQVVSESKRKEEYLCFPQHYCACYSFFYDIVNRGEQLCCKHQLAARLASSLGTCIDVKMSDHDLALMLSHL